The genomic segment CCTATACGGGAGATACTCCCTGAGGGGCTACCTGAGGGGAAAATACACCTTCTCCATACCGGGGCAAACCTCGCCCTCTTCTCGCCCGAGCGATATCGTAAGGACGAGGAGCGAAGGAAACTCGGCATCCCCAAGGAGATGGTGGTGATAACATTCCTCGGAAGCTTCCGCAGTTGGCATGGCGTCCTCGATTTCATAGAGGCGGGGAAGATGGTCCTCTCTTCCAAAAGAAAAAATATCCTTTTCCTGATGATAGGAAGTGGACCCCTCTACAAAAAGACTGAGGAGATCATTACCAGATCGAACCTTAAAGAGCACTTTCTCCTCACCGGAAAGGTTCCCTACTGTGATGTCCCTGCCTTTCTCTCCGCCTCAGATATCGGGGTAGCACCGTTCAATAGCGAAGGGTTTCCCTCTCTCAAGCTCGGCTTCTATTGGTCGCCCCTCAAGATATTCGAATATCTGGCAATGGGGTTGCCGGTAATAACCATCGATATCCCTCCGCTTAATGAGATCGTGCGAGACAAAGAGGAAGGACTTCTTTACCCTGAAGGAGACATCCAGGCACTCGCTGAGAGAATGCTATATCTCATTGAAAACGAAGCAGAAAGAAGGAAAATGGGAAAAAAGGCGCGAGCTCGTTCGACGCTATTCAGCTGGGAGCGCCAAACAAAGAAAATAGACGATATACTAAAAAAGGTGGTGAGATATGCGGATATTGATAACCACTGACTCGTTCCCACCGGTAGCTGGTGGAAGCGGTTGGAGCACTTATTATCTCACCCGCGCCCTGAGGGATGAGGGGCATGAATTGATGATCATAAAGGGAACCATCAGGGCTGAAGGGGTGAGGGAGTTCGAATACGACAAGCTCAAGGTGGTGGAGTTCGGCATCGACTATCGAAAGATATCCCTTATGAAAAGGCTTAAAAAGCGAGGGTATTTCTTCCTTCCCTTCTATCACTTCCTCACCGAGCAGGTTCAGAAATGGACACCGGACATAATCCACGCCCAGCATCAGCTCACCGCTCCCCCATCGATAGAGGTGGGAAAGAGCCTCGGGATACCAGTAGTGGTCACGGTGCGCGATTACTGGCCCCTCTGCTTCCACTCGACCAAGCTCAAAGGGAACGAACCTTGTCCCGGCTGTAGCTTCGCCAACCTAATCTCCTGTTTTTCTGCCCGCTTCCCCGGGCTTACCCTGTTTCTCCCTTTTCTTCTCCCCTTGGCTCTCGCCAATCTCCGGTTTAAACAGGAAAATCTAAAAAGAGCGGATAAGATAATCGCGGTTAGTCACCATATAAAGCGAGAGCTCTTGCGTCTATTTCCCGAGGAGAAGATAGCAGTCATACCAAACATACTCGACACCAACGCCATCGAAAAGATAGCATCTACCCCACCGCAGACGAAGATAAAAGGGGAATTCCTCCTTTATGTGGGAAAGCTCGCCGTAAATAAAGGGGTGAGACTGCTTCCCAAGCTAATGGAGAGACTCAAAACCGAGCTTCCCCTGGTAATCGCTGGCGAAGGACCGTTAAGGAAAGAACTCGAGGTAAGAGGAGAACGAAGTGGCTTAAACATAATCTTCACCGGTTGGATTTCGAACGAAGAGGCAATCAGGTTGATGCGACGGGCGAGGGTACTCCTTTTCCCCTCCGCCTGGGAGGAACCGCTAAGCCGGGTGCTCCTCGAGGCAATGGGGGCAGGAGCAGTGGTCTCCGCGATAAACACCGGGGGGACCGAGGATATAATCGAAGATGGAGTAAATGGGCTCCTCGCTGATAGTTTCGAGAAATGGATGAGGGATGTGGAAAGGCTCCTCACCGATCTCGAACTCTCAAAAAGGCTCTCAGAAAACGCAAGAAAAACAGCCAAAGATCGCTACGAAGCAAAGGTACTCGTCCCCAAATACGAGGAGCTTTACAAAAATGCCATCTCCGCATACGAGAAGGAAAAGAAGCGATAACCTCCTTCTCTGTGATATAATTAAATCTCAAAATGAAGGTAGCCATATTAGCAAGGAATCTTTATCCCTATCACGGCTTCGGTGGTCTCGAACGCCATATCTACTTCTTAACAAAACATTTAGAGAAAAGAGGGGTGGAATTCGTTCTCCTTTCAAGCCCGCCAACCAGAACCTATTCCCCTCTTGAGGAGCCGTCAGGGGAAAAGCTTTTTGTTTCTTCTACAAGAATCCCCCTTCTGGGAAAGCTCAAGCGAACGGTGATCCTCGATCGGATAACCAACTATTATCTCTTCAGCAAAAGGCTGGGGGAAAAAACCGAGGAGTTGGCGAGAAGGGGTGAGATAGACATCGTCTATGCCCATGGGCTTGCCGGCTACGGTTACGCCCTTCGTTTTGCGAGAAACAGAGATCTTCCTCCGCTCATATTGAACCCTCACGGGATGGAGGAGTTTCTCACTACCAATCCTCTGAAATACATCCTCTATACCCCATTCCGCCACTGGGTGCGGAAAGCAGCGGAGAAAGCGGTCAAGGTAATCGCCACCGATAGCTGTATGGTGGAAACCGTTATCCGTGAGCTTAAGGTCTCGAAAGAGAAGATAGCGGTAATACCAAATGCAGTGGATATCAACTACACCAAACGGTATGTAAACAAGGATAAAATGAAAGAGGTGGCTTCTCGGTATCTTCTCGAGGGGAAAAAAGTGGTGGCAATAAGTGTGGGGAGACTGGAGCGGAACAAGGGGTTCGATCTGGTGGTTCGTGCCCTTGCTGATCTTAAGAAGAAATTGAGAATAAATTGGGCATGGGTGCTGGTGGGGGACGGCTCAGAACGGGAAAGGCTGAGGAGGATGGTGGAGAAGGAGAGCCTCTCATCCAATGTAGTGATGACGGGACGGGTTTCCGACGAGGTGCTCGAGAATTTGTTCTCCTTATCCCATCTCTTCATCCAACCAAGCCTTTATGAGGGAAGCTCGATCGCTACCCTCGAGGCAATGGCACACGGGCTTGCCATCCTTGGGAGTGCTGTCGGGGGCATCCCGGACAAGATCGTC from the Acidobacteriota bacterium genome contains:
- a CDS encoding glycosyltransferase family 4 protein — translated: MRILYVAPGIPIPGSHGGSTHTFEVARGLSLLGHKVLIVAKRENLRQKKGEAIEGIEVYRVLPLIPRKLLEWLALPSILWLARRWKPDVILERYYNFGGGGIITGALLGIPSVLEVVSPVVDHPGSKKALIDHLFIIRPMKRYREWLCRRSKAIISPIREILPEGLPEGKIHLLHTGANLALFSPERYRKDEERRKLGIPKEMVVITFLGSFRSWHGVLDFIEAGKMVLSSKRKNILFLMIGSGPLYKKTEEIITRSNLKEHFLLTGKVPYCDVPAFLSASDIGVAPFNSEGFPSLKLGFYWSPLKIFEYLAMGLPVITIDIPPLNEIVRDKEEGLLYPEGDIQALAERMLYLIENEAERRKMGKKARARSTLFSWERQTKKIDDILKKVVRYADIDNH
- a CDS encoding glycosyltransferase family 4 protein; amino-acid sequence: MRILITTDSFPPVAGGSGWSTYYLTRALRDEGHELMIIKGTIRAEGVREFEYDKLKVVEFGIDYRKISLMKRLKKRGYFFLPFYHFLTEQVQKWTPDIIHAQHQLTAPPSIEVGKSLGIPVVVTVRDYWPLCFHSTKLKGNEPCPGCSFANLISCFSARFPGLTLFLPFLLPLALANLRFKQENLKRADKIIAVSHHIKRELLRLFPEEKIAVIPNILDTNAIEKIASTPPQTKIKGEFLLYVGKLAVNKGVRLLPKLMERLKTELPLVIAGEGPLRKELEVRGERSGLNIIFTGWISNEEAIRLMRRARVLLFPSAWEEPLSRVLLEAMGAGAVVSAINTGGTEDIIEDGVNGLLADSFEKWMRDVERLLTDLELSKRLSENARKTAKDRYEAKVLVPKYEELYKNAISAYEKEKKR
- a CDS encoding glycosyltransferase family 4 protein, with protein sequence MKVAILARNLYPYHGFGGLERHIYFLTKHLEKRGVEFVLLSSPPTRTYSPLEEPSGEKLFVSSTRIPLLGKLKRTVILDRITNYYLFSKRLGEKTEELARRGEIDIVYAHGLAGYGYALRFARNRDLPPLILNPHGMEEFLTTNPLKYILYTPFRHWVRKAAEKAVKVIATDSCMVETVIRELKVSKEKIAVIPNAVDINYTKRYVNKDKMKEVASRYLLEGKKVVAISVGRLERNKGFDLVVRALADLKKKLRINWAWVLVGDGSERERLRRMVEKESLSSNVVMTGRVSDEVLENLFSLSHLFIQPSLYEGSSIATLEAMAHGLAILGSAVGGIPDKIVPGENGYLLRPGDISDLKEKLAFLLPNKDKLRKMGSRSLQLVERFSWDKIVERHIALYREVVDVS